A window of Nocardiopsis sp. Huas11 genomic DNA:
ATCCTTCCGCCTCGCTGCTGACGTAGATCTGCCCGTAGGCCACGTGTGCTTCGCCGCTGAAGAGTGTCCGCATGGGTCCAGCGTGCCGCGCGGCTGTGACAGGGAGCGGCCCCACCCCCGCACCGCGCACGTGCATCGGCCACCGCATGGGTCCGGGCCGATCATCACCATCCGCCTCTGCTCGCTCCCTGACCTTGAAGGGCCCGGACACGGGGCGCGTCCATGCGAGAGAATGGTCGGCCGTGGCACACACTCCGTGGAATACCCACACGATCGAGTTCGGCCCGGACACGGTGACCAAGCGGTTTCGGTCGGGCGACCTGGAAAAGTGTGTCCGGGAGGGGCGCGCACTCACTCTCCTGGCCGCACACGCGCCCGGCACGACTCCCGGGTCCGCGTCGTCGACTTCGAGAACTCCGGTCGCAGCGGACTCGACCGGGCCACTGGTTCGATGGCGGCGGGAGGGAGGCCGGGGCGCCGCGGAAGGGGGATTCCGATCGCCCCCTGCCTCTTTCACTTTATATCAGATCCCCGCATCTCATGAGGCGCGAATAATTCCTGCATACTGCTCCTTCGCCAGATGACTCGGGTGCACGATGGGGGAAACGCAATTGCGCTATGTGGTGGATTTCGCGGATATCGACGCGACGAATGTCGCCGATGTCGGCGGGAAGGGGGCGGCGCTGGGCGAACTCGCGCGGATCGCCGATGTCCGTGTGCCGGACGGCTTCTGCGTCACGACGGAGGCCTTCCGCCGGATCGTCGCCGAGGTGCCGTCCATCGACGCCCTGCTCGACCGGCTCGCGCGGGTGGAAGCCGACGACCACGCGGCGGTCCGCGCCCTGAGCGCCGATATCCGCAGCGGCATCGAGGAGGTCGCGGTGCACGACTCCCTCGCGTCGGAGATCGGCGCCGCGCTCACCCGGCTCGGGGAGGACACCCCCTGCGCGGTGCGCTCCAGCGCGACCGCCGAGGACCTGCCGACCGCGTCGTTCGCCGGCCAGCAGGACTCCTATCTGAACATCACGGGTCAAGCGGCGGTCCTGCGGCACGTCCGCCGGTGTTGGGCGTCGCTGTTCACCGAGCGGGCGGTGACCTACCGCGTCCGCAACGGCTTCGACCACCGGAGGATCGGCATGGGCGTGGTCGTGCAGCGCATGGTGTTCCCGGACGCGGCCGGGACCCTGTTCACCGCGGATCCGGTGACCTCGAACCGCAGGACCCTCACCGTGGAGGCCGGGTGGGGGCTGGGCGAGGCGCTCGTCTCCGGCCGGGTCTCCGGCGACGTCTACACGGTCCGCGACGACCAGGTCGTCTCCACGGCCGTCGCCGCCAAGACCGTGCTCGCGCAGGCGTCGCCGCAAGGCGGTACCCGGGACACGGCGGTCGATCCGGAGCGGCAGGACCGGCCGGCCCTGACCGAGGCGCAGGTCCTGCGCCTGGCGCGGCTGGGCCGGCGCGTCGAGGCGCACTTCGGCCGGCCGCAGGACATCGAGTGGTGCCGTGTCGGCGAGGACTTCCACCTCGTCCAGAGCCGGCCGATCACCACCCTGTTCCCCGTCCCGGCGGCCGACGACGATGAGAACCACGTCTACGTCTCCGTCGGGCACCAGCAGATGATGACCGACGCGATGAAGCCGCTGGGGCTCTCCGTGTGGCAGATGACGACTCCCCGGCAGATGCACGAGGCGGGCGGACGGCTGTTCGTCGACGTCGCCCCGCTCATGGCCACGCCCACGGCTCGCGCGAACCTCCTGGTGGCGCTGGGCGACTCCGACCCGCTGCTCGGGGACGCGCTGCGGACCGTGCTCGACCGCGAGGACTTCGTCCGCACGCTCGAGGAGGACGATCCCGCCGCCGCGCCCGCCGGCCCCGCGCCCACCCTGGACCCGCCCGAACCCGTCCCGACCGACCCCGAGCTCGTCACGGAGCTGATCCGGGACGCCGAGGCCTCCGTCCAGACCCTGCGCCGCGAGATCCGGGACCTGTCGGGGCCGGCGCTGCTCGACTTCATCCGGGCCGACATCACCGAGCTCAAGCGCGTGCTCTTCGACCCGCGGAGCCTGCAGGTGATCATGGCCGGAATGGAGGCGAGCCGGTGGCTCAACGAGCACCTGGAGGAGTGGCTGGGCGAGAAGAACGCCGCCGACGTCCTCACGCAGTCCGTCGACCGCAACATCACCTCGGAGATGGGGCTGGCGCTGCTCGACGTGGCGGACGCCGTCCGCCCGCACACCGAGGTCGTGGCGTTCCTGCACCGCGTCGTGGAACAGGGCCGGGAGGGCGACGGCTTCCTGGGCGAGATGGCCGGGCTGGAGGGCGGGCCCGAGGCGGTGGAGGCCGTCCGGGGCTATCTGGACAGGTACGGGATGCGCTGCGTGGGCGAGATCGACATCACCAGGACGCGCTGGAGCGAACAGCCCGCCGCGCTCGTGCCCGCCATTCTCGGCAACATCAGGAACTTCGCGCCGGGCGAGGGCCCGCGACGCTTCGAACGCGGGCTCCAGGAGGCGCGGCGCAAGGAGCAGGACGTGCTGGCGCGCCTGCGCACTCTGCCCGACGGCGAGGAGAAGGCCGCGCAGGCCGGGCGGATGATCGAGCGCGTCCGCACCTTCTCCGGCTACCGGGAGTACCCCAAGTACGGCATGGTGAGCCGCTACTTCGTCTACAAGCGGGCGCTGCTGGCCGAGGCCGCACGCCTGGTCCGGTCCGGCGTCCTGCGCGAGGAGGAGGACGTCTTCTTCCTTCGGTTCGGGGAGTTGGAGGAGGTCGTGCGCACGCGTGAGGTGGACGCCGGACTCGTCCGGGAGCGGCGGGAGGCGTTCCGGTCCCACGAGGCCCTCACCCCGCCCCGGCTCCTCACCTCGGACGGCGAGGTCCTCACCGGCCGGTACCGGCGCGAGGACGCCCCGGACGGCGCGATGGCCGGCCTGCCGGTCTCGGCCGGAGCCGTCGAGGGCCGTGCCCGTGTCGTCACGGACATGGCGCGGGCCGACCTCGAACCGGGCGACATCCTGGTCACCGCCTACACCGACCCCAGCTGGACCCCGCTGTTCGTGACCGTGGCCGGACTGGTGACGGAGGTGGGCGGGCTCATGACGCACGGGGCGGTCATCGCGCGGGAGTACGGCCTGCCGGCGGTCGTGGGAGTGGAGCAGGCCACCCGGCGGATCCGGGACGGGCAGCGGGTCCGCGTCCACGGAACCGACGGGTACGTCCAGATCCTGGACTGAACCGCCGCCCCGGCCCCGGACCGCCGCGCCGGACACGCCTCGCCCCTCCGCCTCCGCCGGCCCCGTCGGCCTGCTCGGCGGAGGGGCTACCGGCGCAGGTCCTCGATGTAGGCGGTGACCAGCCGCCGGGTGCCCTGGTGGAGTTCCCCGTCCAGCATGGACGTGACGTGGAGTCCCATCATCAGCGCGATGAGCTGTTCCGCGACCAGGGACGGGGGCACCGGACGGATCTCGCCGTCGGCGGCCGCCGTTTCGAGGTGGCCGGCGATCTGCCGCTTCCATGAGGCCAGCGCCGTCCGGCCGATGGAGCGCAGCGCCTCCTCGTGTTGGGCGCGCTGCCAGAAGGAGAGCGCGACCCGCGCCTCGATCCGGGTCAGGGGATCGGCCGGGACGATCTCACCGCACATGAGCTCCAGCGCCGCCAGGCCGGTCCGGCCGGCGGTGACGTGCGCGATGCGTTCGTCGGTGCGGTCGCAGACCAGTTGGTAGGCGGCGGCGAGCAGCTCGTCCTTGGATCCGAAGTAGTGGTTGAGCGCTCCCGGTGCGGCGTACGAGGCGGCTTTGGCTATGTCGCGGACGCTGACGTTGTCGATGCCCTGCTCGGCGATCAGCTCCCACGTGGCCTCGATGATCTCCCTCCGCCGCGCCTGGTGGTCGACCAGCTTGGGCATCGATCGCTCCTCCTCCGGCGCCCCTTCGGGGCTCGCGCTCGGGCCGGGGCCCGCAGACCGCAGTCACCGTATCCCATTCGCCCGCACCGAACCCCGCGTTCGCATTTTCGAAGGTCCCACCGTCGACCTTTGGTGGTACAACTGTTCAATAAAAAGGATGCTGTGACTCAGGTCACTACACACCGTGATCAGTGCACCGAAGGGAAACGCGCATGAGTGCAACCGAGGAGTCCCCGATCGACTGGCACCGCCGGGCGGCCGGCCTCGCCACGGACGGCAGGGCGCACATCGGCGGACGGCGCCGCGACACCGGCAGCGGACGGACGGACCCCGTCATCAGCCCCGCCCACGGCGGCCGGATCGGTGAGCTGAGCACCTGCACCTCCGCGGACGTCGACCGCGCCGTCGCCGCCGCCCGCCGAGCCCAACCGGCCTGGGCCGCGCTGCCCGACCAGGAGCGCAAGGAGGTGCTGCTCCGCCTCGCCGACACCCTGGAACAGCACGCCGAGGAGCTGGCCCTGCTGGAGACGCTCGATATCGGCAAGCCGATCGGCCAGACCACGACCGTGGACCTTCCCGGCACCGTCGCGACGTTCCGCTTCTACGCCGAGGCCGCCGACAAGCGTTGCGGCGAACTGCCCAGCACGCCGCCGGGGGCGACGGCCATGGTCACCCGCGAACCGCTGGGCGTGGTCGCGGCCATCGTCCCCTGGAACTACCCGCTGGAGATCGCCTCCTGGAAGGTGGCTCCCGCGCTGGCGTCGGGGAACACCGTCGTGCTCAAGCCCGCCGAGCAGTCCTCGCTCACCGCCCTGCGCCTGGCCGACCTGGCCGCCGAGGCCGGCCTCCCGGACGGAGCGCTCAACGTGGTCACGGGCGGCGCCGAGACCGGGGCCGCGCTCGCCGCCCACATGGACGTGGACGCGCTCGCCTTCACCGGCTCCACCGAGGTCGCCCGCGAACTGCTCGTCACCGCGGGTCGCTCCAACCTCAAGCGGCTCGCGCTGGAGGCCGGAGGCAAAAGCGCGAACCTGGTCTTCGCCGACGCCGACCTCGCGGCGGCCGCCGAGATGGCCGCGGCCGGAGCGTTCTACAACCAGGGGCAGGTGTGCTCGGCCAACTCACGGATCCTGGTGCAGCGCCAGGCCCTGGAGGGGTTCACCGAGGCGCTGGTCAAGGCCGCGGCGGCGTACCGGCCGGTGGACCCGCTCAGCGGAGCGGAGGGCAACGGAGCACTGATCAGCACCGCGCACACCGACTCCGTTCAGGCGTGGATCCGACGCGGCGAGACCGACGGCGCACTGCTGGACGGCGGGCGCCGGGTGGAGATCACCGGATCCGACGCCTACCTCGAACCGGCGATCGTCACCGGCCTGCACGCCGCCCACCCGCTTCACACCGAAGAGGTCTTCGGACCGGTGGCCGTCGTCCACCCCTTCGACACCGAGGACGAGGCCGTGCGCCTGGCCAACGCCACCCGCTACGGCCTGGCCGCCTCGCTGTGGACCGACGACTTCTGCCGGGCCCAGCGCACGGCCGCGCGGCTCGTCGCCGGAACCGTCTCCGTCAACACGGTGGACGCCCTCTCGGTCACCACCCCGTTCGGCGGGTTCAAGCAGTCCGGGTTCGGCCGCGACCTGTCCCTGCACGCCTTCGACAACTACACCGCCCTCAAGACGACCTGGCTGCAGTGGGGCTGAGCGCGCACCGCGCGCCCACGACCGCCACCGCATCGACCGGAAGGAACAGCATGTCCGTGGAGACGACCCCCGCCACCGACCCGACCACGCGGGGGGACCGCCCCGGCTCCCTCGAAGAGCTGGCCAAGCGCCACCTGGTCATGAACTTCACGCCTGCGGGCAAGTACCGTACCGACGCGCTGCCGATCTTCGTCCGCGGCGAGGGCTGCCACGTCTACGACGAATCCGGCAAGCGCTACTTCGACGGACTGGCCGGGCTGTTCTGCACCCAGCTGGGCTACTCGCACGGCGCCGAGATCGGCGAGGCCGTCGCCGAGCAGATGCGCGCCCTGCCGTTCCAGACCACCTGGAGCGCGGCGCACCCGCCCGCGGCCAGGCTCGCCGCCGCACTGGCCGACCTGGCTCCGGGCGACCTGAACCGGGTGTTCTTCACCTCCAGCGGTTCGGAGTCCAACGAGGCCGCCATCAAGCTGGCCCGGCAGTACCAGATCAGCCGCGGCGAGCACTCCCGTCGCAAGTTCATCGCCCGACGGGTCGCCTACCACGGCACCAGCTTCGGCGCCATGTCCCTCAACGGGATGGTGCAGGTCCGCAAGATGTTCGAGCCGCTGATGTCCGGCGTCCGGCACGTGTCCAACACCAAGCGGTACCGGCGTCCGGCCCAGGAGACCGAGGCCGAGTTCACCGCCTTCCTCCTGGCCGAACTGGAGTCGCTGATCCTGCAGGAAGGCGCGGATACCGTCGCCGCGGTCATCCTGGAGCCGCTCCAGAACGCCGGCGGCAGCCTCACACCGCCCGCCGGCTACCTCCAGGGCGTGCGCAAGCTCTGCGACCGGCACGGCGTCCTGCTCATCGCCGACGAGGTGATCACCGGTTTCGGCAGGCTCGGCTCGTGGTTCGGTTCGGCCCACTACGGCGTCCAGCCCGACATCATCACCTTCGCCAAGGGCATCGCCTCGGCCTACGTGCCGCTGGG
This region includes:
- a CDS encoding aldehyde dehydrogenase family protein, with amino-acid sequence MSATEESPIDWHRRAAGLATDGRAHIGGRRRDTGSGRTDPVISPAHGGRIGELSTCTSADVDRAVAAARRAQPAWAALPDQERKEVLLRLADTLEQHAEELALLETLDIGKPIGQTTTVDLPGTVATFRFYAEAADKRCGELPSTPPGATAMVTREPLGVVAAIVPWNYPLEIASWKVAPALASGNTVVLKPAEQSSLTALRLADLAAEAGLPDGALNVVTGGAETGAALAAHMDVDALAFTGSTEVARELLVTAGRSNLKRLALEAGGKSANLVFADADLAAAAEMAAAGAFYNQGQVCSANSRILVQRQALEGFTEALVKAAAAYRPVDPLSGAEGNGALISTAHTDSVQAWIRRGETDGALLDGGRRVEITGSDAYLEPAIVTGLHAAHPLHTEEVFGPVAVVHPFDTEDEAVRLANATRYGLAASLWTDDFCRAQRTAARLVAGTVSVNTVDALSVTTPFGGFKQSGFGRDLSLHAFDNYTALKTTWLQWG
- the rph gene encoding rifamycin-inactivating phosphotransferase codes for the protein MDFADIDATNVADVGGKGAALGELARIADVRVPDGFCVTTEAFRRIVAEVPSIDALLDRLARVEADDHAAVRALSADIRSGIEEVAVHDSLASEIGAALTRLGEDTPCAVRSSATAEDLPTASFAGQQDSYLNITGQAAVLRHVRRCWASLFTERAVTYRVRNGFDHRRIGMGVVVQRMVFPDAAGTLFTADPVTSNRRTLTVEAGWGLGEALVSGRVSGDVYTVRDDQVVSTAVAAKTVLAQASPQGGTRDTAVDPERQDRPALTEAQVLRLARLGRRVEAHFGRPQDIEWCRVGEDFHLVQSRPITTLFPVPAADDDENHVYVSVGHQQMMTDAMKPLGLSVWQMTTPRQMHEAGGRLFVDVAPLMATPTARANLLVALGDSDPLLGDALRTVLDREDFVRTLEEDDPAAAPAGPAPTLDPPEPVPTDPELVTELIRDAEASVQTLRREIRDLSGPALLDFIRADITELKRVLFDPRSLQVIMAGMEASRWLNEHLEEWLGEKNAADVLTQSVDRNITSEMGLALLDVADAVRPHTEVVAFLHRVVEQGREGDGFLGEMAGLEGGPEAVEAVRGYLDRYGMRCVGEIDITRTRWSEQPAALVPAILGNIRNFAPGEGPRRFERGLQEARRKEQDVLARLRTLPDGEEKAAQAGRMIERVRTFSGYREYPKYGMVSRYFVYKRALLAEAARLVRSGVLREEEDVFFLRFGELEEVVRTREVDAGLVRERREAFRSHEALTPPRLLTSDGEVLTGRYRREDAPDGAMAGLPVSAGAVEGRARVVTDMARADLEPGDILVTAYTDPSWTPLFVTVAGLVTEVGGLMTHGAVIAREYGLPAVVGVEQATRRIRDGQRVRVHGTDGYVQILD
- a CDS encoding TetR/AcrR family transcriptional regulator codes for the protein MPKLVDHQARRREIIEATWELIAEQGIDNVSVRDIAKAASYAAPGALNHYFGSKDELLAAAYQLVCDRTDERIAHVTAGRTGLAALELMCGEIVPADPLTRIEARVALSFWQRAQHEEALRSIGRTALASWKRQIAGHLETAAADGEIRPVPPSLVAEQLIALMMGLHVTSMLDGELHQGTRRLVTAYIEDLRR
- a CDS encoding aspartate aminotransferase family protein; its protein translation is MSVETTPATDPTTRGDRPGSLEELAKRHLVMNFTPAGKYRTDALPIFVRGEGCHVYDESGKRYFDGLAGLFCTQLGYSHGAEIGEAVAEQMRALPFQTTWSAAHPPAARLAAALADLAPGDLNRVFFTSSGSESNEAAIKLARQYQISRGEHSRRKFIARRVAYHGTSFGAMSLNGMVQVRKMFEPLMSGVRHVSNTKRYRRPAQETEAEFTAFLLAELESLILQEGADTVAAVILEPLQNAGGSLTPPAGYLQGVRKLCDRHGVLLIADEVITGFGRLGSWFGSAHYGVQPDIITFAKGIASAYVPLGGLIADDRIIEAVLDSPAGMYNHALTYGGHPVACAAALANLEIMRRLDVPGNVAATGTTFAAELERLRQNPVVGDVRGEGYHRTLELVTDKDARSWTSERLPAAEFVDQHLAPAAAEVGVLCRLAIDAEGNPLLQLSPPLVADADAIGELVGLVEQALNRAVTSGGLR